The window TGCACTGAAATGTGACCGTAGTCCCCAAAGTAGAAGCTGTAGATTGCCTCATACCTATCTCCCTTCTTCTCGGCTTTGTTTTGGATCAAGACACAGATTCCAGCTGTTATCCCCACCCTCTTTTGCAAACATCCAGAATACAACTGCATgatccaaaataaatataaaaaaaaccaataccAAAAAGATACACAAAATTGAAGaattaaacaaacaaaaccTGAACTGAACAAGATTTAGTTTAGTCAATTTTTCACACATTTGTGCAGTTATAAGATCGACTTGGTGGTTAAAGGGAGAACGGGGGAGGAAGAGGCCATGGTTCCAATCATCtcactaacaaaaactaacaaactaacaagcATTtgcccataaaaaaataattcacacATTCAAGCAATTAGTACATTTGTAACGGTTGAATGAAGATCAAACGACTCAGATTTTGAATGCTGTTGTTTTAAATCTGATTTACTAAGTGCAGTGGATACTTCCACACATTCACACAATTAGAATATTAGTAACAGTTAGATGTAAAATCGGACAACTCAGATTCtgaatgtttattttaagtCTGATTTACTAAATTACAAATATGAATCACCTAATTTTTTATCCTATGGTTCAAGTTACTAAATGTGTGAATATgtggaaaaatgaaaagaggGAATCCAAATTCAGGCATGAACACCCTTTTACTTTAGTTAAAGCAAACGACAAAAAAAGGTGACTTTTTAGCTTAAACCCAAGACtggaattttaaattaaatataataaggtgaaatgaaaaaagaaaatacaaaaagttATGCTTTCACTACTAATAAAAGTTCATATGTAAAATGAACAAAGGCTCATAAAATTTGCAGGTAGTATTAAACAAAGACCAAAAAGTAACATACCTTGTTGCTGAAGGGGACTAGATCACCAAGGGAATTGACAGTTTTCTGGCTCAATCTAAGATAAGCAGGGCTTCCACGATCTCTCTCATTGATCTCATACACACTCAGTTCTTGGACTTTGGCTGCAAGATCAAGCATAAAACCAGAAGGGTCAGCACAGAATCAAGCAAGTCCCACAGATCTTCAATGTGGGGTAGAGATAATTAACATTAGAACATCAGAACAACAGAATAACAAAGATTGAAAAAACTAAGGGACAGTTTTGGCACATGTACCTGAATCAGAAGATGGCTCAGCCTGGCTTCTACAAGTGAAAGACTTGTGGGGTAGTGAAAGGTGAGGATGTGGGGAAGAGGTGTTGAGTTTGAGAGTTCTGGGGAGAGATGAGTTTGTTGAAGTAAATGGTAAGAGGGTTGTGGTGGATGAGGTGGTGAGTGATGATCTTGTGGTGGTAACAGGTTTCACAGAGAAAGAGGAGATGGTTCTCAAAGCAAAGGTTGGGGATGATGCCATTATTGGGGATGATGGTGCTACTACTGTCTGTTTAGAATGTGGTGAGAGAAAGTGAATAACGATGAGGTGAGTTGTTTTTGAGTGCTATGAAGAAAAGTGAAGGTGGCAGGGTGTTAAAGACTTGGAAATGGTGTGTATATATAGAGAAAGGAGATACTAAAagtggaaagaaaaatattcatttattataaaaaaattgttattatctAATATCTATTGGTAATTAATTTCCAATCCAAAAATCTGATTGATAAATTTCTCAAATAtgattttaacatatataagatttaaatttattataaatttatagtgCTATGATAAGTGGGGCAGTGGGGCCACTGAGAGAATGAGTGGACGGTTGCAGATTGAGAGTGAGAGAGGAAGTGTgaaatcatgaatcatgttGCGGAAGTGGAACCTTCGTTTCTCcgcaaaaagagagaaaaaagaaaaaagagaattgAAATTGAAACGTGAAGAATGCTAGAGTCAAGAGTCTAACTGGTCAATTAGAAAGAGTGGACGGTCTAACTACTGCTTTTCTTGAAATTCTCCGCGTTTCTATGTGATGCTTTGATTTCATTGGAAGAATGATAATTCTATCAGCGTGTTTGGATTCTGATTCGCCTTTAGTATCCACATATATACATGTGTAAAACATTGAAGCATCTAAGAATTGTTTCAGTATTCACGTCAAAACGCGGACTTTTTATGTAAATGTAAGGACATGTTTAGTAGCAGGTTGAAGTTGAATTCaccataattttttgaaataatgaaAAGTTATCatgtttagtaattttttactaCCAAACCAAACTAAATATAAGTGTGATTTGTTACAATTCATCAACTCATGTATATGTCGCATTAACTTAGGTCATGTTTGAAGCGTAATCTGGTGCTAAGTATGAACATTTTTTAGTAATTCGAATCTTTATCTGCTATGTTATGGAACACTAACTTCTTCCACAAAAGGAATTCAACTtcccttaattttctttattgtttCACATATTTAACGTATGCATCAGGtgatatgtatttatttattattaaaatataactataagGTGAAATCtcatattagataaaaataagaaatgtgaGTATCATATAAGTGAAAGAAAGAGTCAAACTCAAATCTTAAgattttgtattaaaatatgGTGTCAAGTTCACTTATATAATCTGCTTAGTTACTCATTGGTTggtgtaaatttttttggtaTTAACCCTTCTCAGATTTCCCAACAATTGAACATAAGGATCCCTTGTATAATGGAGTAGGCGGGATCCAAGGACATAAGGATCCCGTGTTTCAAAAGTTTTTGTGGTGGGTGAGTTTATACATAAAGGCCAGACAGTCGATCCCACAAGCGTTGCAAGGGTGCAAGGTACTAGAAGATGTTGGCAACAATGGCTAAGTAGGCCAAGACAGTCATGGGTAAGCTTTAAGAGCCATCATTGGATACTCGtagattaaaaataacttttgctCGAGGGAGAGATTACCATATGAAAGAAACTCACACTAAAGAAGAGAttgttggagtacaagtgtAATGTGAAGTTTCACATTGGGTAGAAATGAGAAAGATGAATACCATATAAGTGAAAGAAAGACCATAAACCTAAGCCTTAAGGTTGAGTTAAAGTTTGATGTCAAGTTCACTTATATGGTTGTTCATGACTCATTGGTGTAAATTTCTCCATTGTTAACCCTCTTGGATTTAACAACCAATGTATATGTCACATCTATAAGTAATTCTTGAATTTCTCATATTTTATACATGTAAAAAAGGTGATAAAGTTGCAACCAAACACTTCTTTTTATGTGTTTTGTCCTGCATTGATTATGAGTGTAagtattaaattttacattaacaaTGCTTAAACTAATGTATTGTTTAGAAAGATGTGTGTCAAGTGACCATATCGATCTTGAGCATGAAGTTGAAACATTGGCGCTAGAAGGAGGGTTTATGTCACTTGTATCCTTTAGACTCGATAAGGAGACTTGCTTTGATATGCCAAAAGTTCAATATTGGATAAGAGTCGAGGCAAGGGTAGTTTATATACATCTTTTCCCCTAAATCCACTAAGGCACCCTCACCTTTTAATAAGGACAAAAATGTGACATGCCACTAAACCTTAAAGGACTTTAGGTcataacaacataaaaaatattgactttattttatattttcaagatgttaaatttattaaattttatttgataatttctctttaaattaataaaacattactaaattataattttggttttcctTTAATTCCTAATTCATGATTGTTttccctttatttatttattcttttgtgATTTTAGTCCTCACAttaagacaaacacaagatttatattggttcggtcacaacccgtgcctacatccagtcccaaAGCAACCactggttcttgagatttccaataaccttgtaaaatcctttacaagcaaagatccacaagggatgtgttttcccttgttctctttgaacaaccaagtgaatgtacgctccacttgaactgatccacaagagatgtgccctctcttgttctcagtatcacaacccaagtaaatgtacgctctacttgtaccacaaaggatgtacgctccaatgtgttaagacaaagaatttttAGGTGGTTAGtaccttgaatctttgtaaggggaaacaaaagatatctcaggcggttagtcctttgaaatcttttgtttaagggaaagggaagaatcaaaagaattctcaggcagttagtcctttgaatcttttgtcaagagggagaagggagaatcaaaagaattctcaggcggttagtcctttgaatattttgtcaagagggagaagggatgaaaagatagtacacttttgttttctgcagaatttccacttgcagaaaaataaagttttgaaacaaagtttagaaagctttttggcaaagaaaaagcaatggggaatggttagagaaagattgtgaaaaagaattgtttagaagaatatcatatatgttttgaatgtgtgccaaagttatgcttttatagactcttcatatttggtcaaagaaaccattggaaaaataatgacttttgagaaaaccatattaagagttataactcttaactttttcttcaaaactattcacaggtaatcaattaccacaaatgtgtaatcgattacacaattcattttatgaaaagttgtggcTTTTCACAATTGGATTTAAATTCtaacgttcagattcacttgtaattgattactaatatagtgtaatcgattacactatttgaaaatcattttggaacgttgtaaaccatttgaaaacattttgaaaaccaaactggtcactggtaatcgattaccagagagtaatcactctagtaacttagaaaatttgagaaaattcttttgtaaaataaaattgtgctatttggtttttgaaaaaatcttttaatacttatcctatatgaagttttgacttgttgcttcttgatttcttctcttgaatcttgaatcttggattggattcttgatgcttgatcttgaagtcttgaatcaatcatttgggcttttggcatcatcaaaattgtttggttcatcatcatgaaacttGCTTCTACATATAAGAATATGGGTGTTCACAGGTTGGGTTGGGTGGGTTTGACCAAATTCATAATCCAACCCACAAAATTTTATGAGTTGAGTTGGGTCAAGTCGtgcttgtgtatttttttaggtTGGGTCAGGCCCACCCCGCCTTTGGTCCACAAAAAATGGGGCGGGGCAGGCTGACCCGCTTAGTTAGGATGGGTCAAACACCTTGGCCCATCCTGTCTATGGGTGGTTGGCGAGCCAACAGGCTGACttgtcatattaaaaaaaaaaactaaattaaaattatattaaaattgatagattatattttaaaaaaaatctattttcaaagtataaattttaaaagaaaataaaattgaatgcaTATTTTAACAAGTGGCAGCATATCTTGACAAGTAAAGTAGGTAGTAAgatgtaaaatataaaagagaatgAGAAATGACTATACGAATAGTAAATAAATCAAATGGTGTATTAATCCAATAAGAATAAGGTATAATTTCAAGCTTAACGCTAATATTAACTCGAAGAGTAGAAAAGGAAAATGCAtgctatattaatattaatatatttctagTACAATGACTTGAATATAGTATAATTGTGCTCATGCATGATTGTTGTACAAAAGCAAAGTGTTCTATGACTTGAATACAATATTAGATAAGTAACAACTTTTATACGAGACTGTCTACATTGTTCATAGAAAAAAGATATATTGTTGATCTAAAAATCTTTTGCAGAATAACAAAAAGTGTATATAATtgacaaattattttagttattttgctataaaaattaaaacataattaattgttgtttttaagttgtcaacccatttaacaactaattatgataatgataaagatggaatatatatatatatatatatatatatatagaaaaatagaGGCAGGCGAGTGGGCCAACCTGCTCGCTAGGTTGACGGGGCAGGCCAAAGTGGGTTGGTGGGCTGAAGCATCCACCCTGCCCTGTCGTCGGGCTACCTAACTCGCCCTGCATTgtcattcctattttttttaaaaatctaactCAAACCAACTTTATCATAAATAGGTTGGTTTAGATTTGGTTAATGAGTAAGgaaatttacctttttttgaaatttcaaaataatttacaaaaaagtgCAATAGAAACAAACAATGATACAtaatacacatgtttaggtttACATTCTATAACATCCCAAGCTTGAAAATCCAACCAACATAGGACAATCCTAACACCTACACCTAGCATAACATTCAATTAATTTACAACATCAGATGTGGCATGAACTTTCATTCTATCCTCAAAATCTTGTTTAACCTTACACAAGACATACTTAAAGAAGTCCTTAAAGTTGTTATCACCAAtcactaataataatattttttaatttatatatatatatatatatatatatatatatatatatatatatatatatatatatgacttaaatatgtttttcatccttaataaatatttaatttttgtgtttgctccttaataaatttttgttttgtgttgaatccctaataaaataatatttttatttttgatccttaatattttattttagtccctattaaattagaaaatttatgttttcttcctaataaattaacaaatttttttttaatctgtattaataacaaatgagaaatatttatcatggaacaaacacaaaatttgctaatttattagggactaaaaataagtgtcaaggaccaaaaacaaaattattattttattagagactcatcgtgaaacaaaaatttattagggagtAAATGCAAAATAGGATATTTATTaagaaccaaaaacatatttaagcctatattcacacatataaataataataattttaatattaattaacggATTGGATTTCTAGTTCAacatgtttaaaaattaaaatctatgaCTCAATTCATATATGAATGAGTTTGAACAAGTTGGATTGGTTTTGacccaaacaataaaaaaatctaacctAAAGTATTTGGGTTGATTATGTCAAGTTGGATTCCTAGATGATCTTTACTCGTGAACACTCTTATGTAAGaagatatataattttcatttcagttgtaaaaatgttatttgtacactttttatatgaataattttaattctttcaatCCTCAAATTtacatctattttattttagtccaatTAAACTTTAGATCTAATATATTGATTTAAGGTACTATaaagttattataattaattaaaatataaaaataaaataagtagtggtatgcaaaaaagataatttaatcaaaattacaaattttttaaaatacagaaACTAAAATcgcaacaaaatacaaacaaaaattatagattAGAAATTAAAGGGACATAAATTGTAGTTTAGCCTAAAATCATTTATAAGAGAATTTGCATGAAGATATAAATTTCCATTTAAGTTGTAAAAATGTTATTGATACACCTTTTATAtgaataattgttaattaattttcttatttatgaaataaaaggGTAATATTGTATTATCTTataaatcttttatatttttttccaataatttaataattaggaaactttaaaaaaatagaataattctaACTCTTATTACAATCCTCCAATTTagaagttaataaaaaattatgaaatgttgtaaaatattaaatgtatttattttttattttaatattttctttataaaatattaaaaaattgttggaaTATTTGTAGGAGAATattgtattcttttttaaatgcATCCTtgttcacacttttttttttcattggtacatgaagaaatgaagaaaagaaaaaaagaaagaaaaagtgcCCCCAAGCAAAGAAAATTAGGAGgatgtgaaaaataaatcacAACTTCATCCTCTTTTCAAAATACAGGAAGGTTCCGATAAGAGTTTCTTGTTCaacaaataagaaattatttttatgcaacaaaatattagaaatatatataattaggagagataagaaaaaatataaaataagatcaataatataatgaagagaaatagaaatgttcttaaaatatattatataaataatataattctatAACAATTGTTCACGCTTGTTTTATATCATTGCTCTTCTTatattacataaaatttatcaaCTCTTATACTATTAAGTAATAagtgaaaaagtaaaaagagtTTAACTCAGTTAGATAAATGTCTAAGTTATTATGaatttattgattatatatatatatatatatatatatatatatatattgttttttttcttgtttctatGTTGTTATTGTACaaccattttataataataataatataaaggtCAGAACTGTCGATGTCTATTGTCTAATTCGGCTCACGCTTCTCCACCGGCCTAACCAAGTTAGTTAATCTCTTATACGAGTGATAAAAACTTAGAAAGAAATAGTTCATACTTTATAGTcgtattttttttctgttggaAGGCTATAGTCGTATTTGTACACATACCACATTATATATAAGTTCTTAATTTcgtaaaatttataagaaaatgcaATATGTTTAAATATTACGTAATGTTGATAAAATTTCATGggtaaattgatttgaaaacaattttaatcttattttacagactatatatatgttgaaaaaaataagagagagaaagagggagagagatATGAACCACCAGCACGGATACACGTTTCCAATTATGGCGTAATTGCCCcaactgtaattttttttttactttatattttaaataattattatttttccctcATAAAAAATTGGAACTGCCCTCATAaagcaattttttaaataaaagaatgtaaaacaataaattaatattaattttatccttttgaatttgtaaaaacttaaatattttgatttttttatcataaaattatttattttataaaaatttataatattttttgtcactaaaaatattataaattatttctttacaCCCACTAAAGAAATTTTCTGAGCCGTCACTGACCACCAAAGTATGTGATTGCCCtctgttttcttttaatttattggtaccggtttaattaattaattaatttcatattttggaTACATTATGCTAAGAAGATTTGGGACGGTGATGAACATGTCATGGATAAACTTAGAAGAGTCCAAGATCTCTTTGCCATTCTGGTTGAGAGTGCAATTTTAGTAAACTTCTTCCCCAGtaaaatttttccaaaaattaaGCTCTGATCCATTTTCAAAGAAACAGAACCTTTCCCCACTTCTATTGTGTATCATCCCATGCATGTCCAAAATTTGTCTTTATCAAAGAAATACCATCGATTTTTTTTCCCGAgcaatacattaaattaattcttataattcggagaatatattaaattaatcctTACAATTATGACtacatttttttgaataaaCTATAAGtacatttaatataatattttaaaatatgcagatattttttatttctaaaattatcaaatgctaaaaaaataattttaattttttaaattataacagtaaaaactaaaatgactaatatttaataactttagagattaaaaaaatattttttataattttaagaattaagactggaattataattttaacaattaatttaacacTGGCACTTTAGCCTATGTATTACATaaggtaaatttttatttttatataattaaaaatcataataaata of the Glycine max cultivar Williams 82 chromosome 13, Glycine_max_v4.0, whole genome shotgun sequence genome contains:
- the AOC4 gene encoding allene oxide cyclase 3, chloroplastic-like, with translation MASSPTFALRTISSFSVKPVTTTRSSLTTSSTTTLLPFTSTNSSLPRTLKLNTSSPHPHLSLPHKSFTCRSQAEPSSDSAKVQELSVYEINERDRGSPAYLRLSQKTVNSLGDLVPFSNKLYSGCLQKRVGITAGICVLIQNKAEKKGDRYEAIYSFYFGDYGHISVQGSYLTYEDTYLAVTGGSGIFEGAYGQVKLHQIVFPFKLFYTFYLKGIKDLPQELLSQPVEPSPAIEPSPSAKACEPHAVIAGFTD